Proteins from a genomic interval of Leptospiraceae bacterium:
- the prfB gene encoding peptide chain release factor 2 — protein MDIKPVKELIKLSKELQENFNFRWKSLNLQTDYDRVISYKEQAKEPKFWDNPDKAQEISKLQNVLEKKLNPWLSIRQEILDFPDLIEMTLEESSDEATLLSLNEDYARLLEEFTKLELLGSLSGEDDGNNAFFNIHPGAGGTESQDWAEILFRMYSRYFEKKGYRVDMIDYQEGEGAGIKNVTLHVQGEYAFGYLKGENGIHRLVRISPFDANKRRHTSFASVHVSPELQDDIDIVVEDKDLRIDTYRSSGAGGQHVNKTDSAVRMTHLPTGIVVQCQNERSQIKNRATAMKMLKAKLYELEKKKSEEESQKKSGEKKDIAWGSQIRSYVFHPYNLIKDHRTDHETGNVQPVMDGDLDDFVMAYLKYISS, from the coding sequence ATGGATATTAAGCCAGTTAAAGAACTCATCAAACTAAGTAAGGAGCTCCAAGAAAATTTTAATTTTCGTTGGAAATCTTTGAATTTACAGACTGACTATGACAGAGTAATCTCATACAAAGAACAAGCTAAAGAGCCGAAGTTTTGGGATAATCCCGATAAGGCGCAAGAGATTTCAAAACTCCAAAATGTTTTAGAGAAAAAATTAAATCCTTGGCTTTCCATTCGCCAAGAAATTTTAGATTTTCCTGATTTGATTGAAATGACTTTAGAAGAATCTTCCGATGAAGCTACTCTATTGTCGTTAAATGAAGATTATGCGCGACTACTAGAAGAATTTACTAAACTAGAATTACTTGGTTCTCTCAGCGGAGAGGATGACGGAAACAATGCATTTTTCAATATTCACCCTGGTGCAGGTGGAACGGAAAGTCAAGACTGGGCGGAAATTCTATTTCGAATGTACAGTCGCTACTTCGAAAAAAAAGGCTACCGCGTTGATATGATTGACTACCAGGAAGGAGAAGGTGCGGGGATAAAGAACGTTACCCTCCACGTCCAGGGGGAATATGCCTTTGGATATTTGAAAGGGGAAAATGGAATTCATCGGCTTGTGCGAATTTCTCCCTTTGATGCAAACAAACGCCGACATACATCCTTTGCCTCCGTGCATGTTTCTCCAGAATTGCAAGATGACATTGATATTGTAGTAGAAGACAAAGATTTACGAATTGATACTTATCGTTCATCCGGTGCAGGCGGTCAGCACGTAAATAAAACAGACTCAGCCGTTCGCATGACGCATCTTCCAACTGGAATTGTAGTTCAGTGCCAAAACGAAAGGTCACAAATCAAAAACCGAGCGACTGCTATGAAAATGCTCAAAGCCAAACTCTACGAACTAGAAAAGAAAAAGTCCGAAGAGGAAAGCCAAAAGAAATCAGGTGAAAAAAAAGACATCGCTTGGGGTTCGCAAATTCGTAGTTATGTGTTTCATCCTTACAACCTAATCAAAGACCACCGCACCGATCACGAGACCGGAAACGTGCAGCCTGTTATGGACGGGGACTTGGATGACTTTGTGATGGCTTATTTAAAGTATATTTCGAGTTGA
- a CDS encoding class I mannose-6-phosphate isomerase has translation MQNILKFKPIYKDKIWGGRKLETILGREILDGNIGESWEVSDYGNDLSIIENGVLKGKTFREVYKSHTKEILGEVFKSEEDFPLLVKIIDAKDKLSVQVHPDNAYAAAYDPESSGKKEAWFILATDPGAEIVCGFSEWLTRERYAELIANNQAESCLQSVKAKSGDAFMINPGTVHAIGGGNLLLEVQQSSDSTYRVYDYGRLGDDGKPRKLHLEKALDVLNFKKSNGEEVIQPKILEWTGGKRMLFTANDKFRLEVLEFSGEKSIPSPSIEKIFQIVHVLAGECEVDTEKLKAGNTFLITAEAMKQDITLKVLTSEIKLAIMSVGSDWVTYL, from the coding sequence ATGCAAAACATACTAAAATTTAAACCAATCTACAAAGACAAAATATGGGGCGGGCGCAAACTCGAAACTATCCTCGGAAGAGAGATTCTCGATGGAAATATTGGTGAGTCTTGGGAAGTGTCAGATTATGGAAATGACTTATCTATCATTGAAAATGGAGTTTTAAAAGGGAAAACTTTTCGAGAAGTTTATAAATCTCACACAAAAGAAATTCTAGGCGAAGTATTTAAGAGTGAAGAAGATTTTCCTCTTCTTGTAAAAATCATTGACGCAAAAGATAAATTATCCGTTCAAGTTCATCCCGACAATGCTTATGCCGCGGCATATGATCCTGAAAGTTCTGGAAAAAAAGAAGCCTGGTTTATTTTGGCAACTGACCCGGGAGCAGAAATTGTTTGTGGATTTTCTGAGTGGTTAACGCGAGAACGTTATGCGGAATTGATCGCAAATAACCAAGCGGAGTCATGTTTGCAATCAGTCAAAGCAAAGTCTGGCGATGCTTTTATGATTAATCCCGGGACAGTTCATGCTATTGGCGGAGGAAATTTACTCTTAGAAGTCCAACAGTCTTCTGATTCAACTTATCGTGTTTACGATTACGGGCGATTAGGCGATGATGGCAAACCTCGTAAATTACATTTAGAAAAAGCATTAGATGTTTTGAATTTCAAAAAATCAAATGGAGAAGAAGTAATTCAACCCAAAATTCTGGAATGGACAGGCGGAAAACGAATGTTATTCACAGCTAACGATAAATTCCGTCTAGAAGTTTTAGAATTTTCAGGAGAAAAAAGTATTCCAAGCCCCTCTATAGAAAAAATTTTTCAAATTGTGCACGTTTTAGCAGGCGAGTGCGAGGTTGATACGGAAAAACTCAAAGCTGGCAATACCTTTTTGATTACAGCAGAAGCTATGAAACAAGACATAACACTGAAAGTCTTAACCAGTGAAATCAAATTAGCCATTATGAGTGTTGGCTCTGATTGGGTCACTTATTTGTAA
- a CDS encoding VOC family protein: MIIVEGIDHVSIAVTNLSASAKFYSDLFDFEVLDDSNSKFTIMTLDPIKVKLVLVDKVENQLSGSLTPVLSFVLDVDDFTEAISEIEEKGIKIVKGPESAGKGEALVFKDPDNNLIEIFYQS, encoded by the coding sequence ATGATAATAGTAGAAGGTATTGACCACGTAAGTATAGCTGTAACAAACTTGTCAGCTTCAGCAAAATTTTATTCTGATTTGTTTGATTTTGAAGTCCTTGACGACTCCAATTCAAAATTTACCATCATGACTCTTGACCCGATAAAAGTTAAGTTAGTGCTAGTGGATAAAGTAGAAAATCAGTTGAGCGGAAGTTTAACTCCTGTTCTCAGCTTTGTTCTGGATGTCGATGACTTTACAGAAGCAATTTCTGAAATCGAAGAGAAGGGAATCAAGATCGTAAAAGGTCCTGAAAGTGCTGGAAAGGGCGAAGCTCTAGTATTTAAAGATCCAGACAACAACCTAATAGAAATTTTCTACCAATCCTGA